The proteins below come from a single Xiphophorus couchianus chromosome 20, X_couchianus-1.0, whole genome shotgun sequence genomic window:
- the LOC114135701 gene encoding protein Wnt-2b-A-like codes for MRRGVMISPMNTRSISGNSSAMAIRNGSKRQHHAKPIFILLLLIFTPRVDSSWWYIGALGARVICDNIPGLVNKQRQLCQRHPDLMQSISEGANEWIKECQHQFRYHRWNCSTLDRDHTVFGRVMLQSSREAAFVYAISSAGVVYAITRACSQGDLKICNCDSLKRGQARDDKGYFDWGGCSDNINYGIKFAKAFVDAREKMVKDARALMNLHNNRCGRMAVKRFMKLECKCHGVSGSCSLRTCWLAMSDFRRTGDYLRKKYNTAIEVTMNQDGTGFRVADRDFQGTTKNELVYVENSPDYCVRDRMAGSLGTAGRVCNKSSRGTDGCEVMCCGRGYDTMRVKRVTKCECKFKWCCAVECKDCEDVVDIHTCKPHKRPDWLDIT; via the exons ATGAGAAGAGGAGTTATGATTTCCCCAATGAACACCAGGAGCATATCAGGCAACAGCAGTGCGATGGCGATTAGAAATGGGTCAAAGAGGCAACATCATGCCAAGCCCATTTTTATTCTGCTCCTACTCATTTTCACACCCAGAGTTGATTCATCGTGGTG GTACATCGGAGCACTGGGTGCTCGGGTGATCTGTGACAacattcccggcctggtgaacAAGCAGCGGCAGCTCTGCCAGCGGCACCCGGACCTGATGCAGTCCATTAGCGAGGGGGCCAACGAGTGGATCAAAGAGTGCCAGCACCAGTTCAGATACCACCGCTGGAACTGCAGCACGCTGGACCGCGATCACACTGTGTTTGGCAGGGTGATGTTGCAAA GCagcagagaagcagcatttGTTTACGCCATTTCTTCAGCTGGAGTGGTCTACGCCATTACAAGGGCCTGCAGTCAGGGCGATCTTAAAATCTGCAACTGTGACAGTCTCAAGCGGGGTCAAGCAAGAGACGACAAGGGCTACTTTGACTGGGGTGGCTGTAGCGATAACATCAACTATGGCATCAAATTTGCCAAGGCCTTCGTGGATGCTAGAGAAAAGATGGTGAAGGATGCGCGAGCGCTGATGAACCTCCACAACAACCGATGCGGTCGGATg GCAGTGAAGCGCTTTATGAAGCTGGAGTGCAAGTGTCACGGGGTCAGTGGTTCCTGTTCTCTGAGAACCTGTTGGCTGGCTATGTCTGACTTCAGGCGAACCGGGGACTACCTTCGGAAGAAGTACAACACGGCCATTGAAGTGACGATGAACCAGGATGGGACTGGCTTTAGGGTGGCTGACAGGGACTTCCAGGGAACCACCAAGAATGAACTGGTGTATGTGGAGAACTCCCCAGATTACTGTGTCAGGGACCGGATGGCAG GCTCTTTGGGGACAGCTGGCAGAGTGTGCAACAAGTCCTCAAGAGGCACAGATGGCTGTGAGGTCATGTGCTGTGGACGAGGCTACGACACCATGCGCGTCAAACGTGTTACCAAGTGTGAATGCAAGTTCAAGTGGTGCTGCGCAGTGGAGTGCAAAGACTGTGAGGACGTAGTGGACATTCACACCTGCAAACCGCACAAGAGGCCCGATTGGTTGGACATAACTTAG
- the cttnbp2nla gene encoding CTTNBP2 N-terminal-like protein: MLEFRNVLERHMKTKVNMESLSKPELLMLFSILEGELQARDVVIEALKAQCKELFIQERYGRYNLSDPFHALQRDNEIVGGPNKEPGHSSPTSNPLVVLKLVVSHCRKMQEKMLAQLAAAESRHRRVIADLEEEKRRHAEDTAEGDDVTYILEKERERLQQQLEFERSQVRRLEKEQRRITEQLEEERAQHKQLSCALAKECKWASARALEEGHRLTELNRKLDKEKDACQTLQKELDEERMRALRMEARVEEQLAEFDTEREQLRSRLKKEEAHCSDLQQQVEELKRKLEEVQEVFASSNEATGRDRVRKVPAGSLSVDSIKVEDIEEDHASEQPKPRSYCPGEANGFHISSIHAEKTSCQNGNETQTSLSYSGAVFTPQSRSSPCTSPVLAKRTTGSVSQGGYQSPYQAGINQRFHAAWHKFQSSFEPDSQFQPAQPVPLLSPKELSPVTSSSSPEASPVKQMARSTVTQVLSRFTSVQQSGSMKQGTPNNSPFGTDYRSLAAPLSPATGRATGAVPQGVRSPTISRVERGNPPPIPPKKPGLAQAPLSPAAVPKSGSHFSESPLSGSCGLSSNQEGVKELDMVVSSN; the protein is encoded by the exons ATGCTGGAGTTTAGAAACGTCCTTGAAAGACACATGAAG ACCAAAGTGAACATGGAGAGCCTGAGCAAGCCGGAGTTGCTGATGCTCTTTAGCATCCTGGAAGGAGAGCTGCAGGCTCGGGATGTTGTCATTGAAGCTCTAAAG GCCCAATGTAAGGAGCTGTTCATCCAGGAGCGCTATGGTAGGTACAACCTCAGTGACCCCTTCCACGCCTTGCAGAGAGACAATGAAATTGTTGGGGGCCCAAATAAGGAACCTGGTCACTCCTCCCCCACCTCCAACCCTCTGGTGGTTCTCAAACTGGTGGTGAGCCACTGCAGGAAGATGCAAGAGAAGATGCTGGCCCAGCTGGCTGCAGCTGAGAGCAGGCACAGGAGG GTTATTGCAGACctggaggaggaaaagaggaggCATGCTGAGGACACAGCAGAGGGAGATGATGTCACCTACATCCTGGAAAAGGAGAGAGAGCGCTTACAACAACAG CTGGAATTTGAGCGGAGTCAGGTCCGCCGTCTGGAAAAGGAGCAGAGACGGATTACTGAGCAGCTCGAAGAAGAACGGGCTCAGCACAAGCAGCTCTCCTGTGCTCTGGCTAAAGAGTGCAAGTGGGCGAGTGCCAGGGCTCTGGAGGAGGGTCACCGCCTGACGGAGCTGAACCGCAAACTTGACAAG GAAAAAGATGCCTGTCAGACTCTGCAAAAGGAGCTGGACGAGGAAAGGATGCGAGCCCTGAGGATGGAGGCAAGGGTGGAGGAGCAGCTTGCTGAGTTCGACACAGAACGGGAACAGCTTCGCTCGCGGCTGAAGAAGGAAGAAGCTCATTGCTCCGATCTACAACAACAG GTGGAAGAGCTGAAGAGGAAGCTGGAAGAAGTGCAAGAAGTCTTTGCCTCTTCAAATGAGGCAACAGGAAGAGATCGGGTTAGAAAGGTTCCTGCAGGAAGCTTATCAGTGGACAGCATTAAGGTTGAGGACATTGAAGAAGACCATGCATCTGAACAGCCAAAGCCTCGATCTTACTGTCCAGGGGAGGCCAATGGGTTTCATATATCAAGCATACATGCAGAGAAGACGTCCTGTCAGAATGGAAATGAGACGCAAACATCGCTTTCTTACTCCGGTGCAGTGTTTACGCCTCAGTCTCGTTCCTCGCCATGCACTTCGCCTGTTCTTGCCAAACGCACCACAGGCAGTGTGAGCCAGGGAGGATACCAGTCTCCATATCAGGCTGGGATCAACCAGCGTTTCCATGCTGCGTGGCACAAGTTCCAGAGTTCCTTTGAGCCGGATTCACAATTCCAGCCTGCTCAACCTGTCCCCTTGCTCTCACCAAAAGAGCTCTCCCCTGTGACCAGCAGCTCGTCTCCTGAGGCCAGCCCAGTCAAGCAAATGGCCCGGAGCACAGTCACTCAGGTTCTGTCCCGGTTTACCTCCGTCCAGCAGAGCGGGTCGATGAAACAGGGCACACCAAATAACTCCCCGTTTGGTACAGACTACCGTAGCCTTGCAGCACCCCTGTCTCCTGCCACTGGGAGGGCCACAGGGGCAGTTCCACAGGGGGTCCGATCACCAACCATCTCCAGGGTGGAAAGGGGAAACCCCCCGCCTATTCCTCCAAAGAAACCCGGTCTGGCCCAGGCTCCGCTTTCTCCAGCAGCCGTTCCAAAATCTGGCAGCCATTTCTCAGAGAGCCCCCTGTCCGGTAGCTGTGGCCTCAGCTCAAACCAGGAGGGCGTCAAAGAACTCGACATGGTGGTTTCATCAAATTAA